Below is a window of Prosthecobacter sp. SYSU 5D2 DNA.
GCTAAACCAGAGGCAAATTTGGGTCCACGTCGGCCTCAAGTGCGGAAGTATGGCCTAACTGGAAACGTTGGGCGGCGGCGTAGGCGATCATGCCGGCGTTGTCGGTACAGAGGTCTGGCCGGGCGAGGAGTAGAGTGAGGTTTTCTTTTTCGCAGCGGGCGGTGAGCTTTTCCCGCAAGCCGCGGTTGCAACTGACGCCGCCGCTGACGGTGACAAGGGTCTCGCCCGTCAGGCGGGCGGCGAGGACGAGCTTTTCCACCAGAACGCTGATGATGGCCTCCTGCACGCTGGCGCAGACATCGGCGAGGACGGCGGGGTTTTCGAGGTCAAGTTTGGGCAGCTCGTAAAGCACGGCGGTCTTGAGGCCGCTGAAACTGAATTCCAGGCTTTGGCCATCCATGAAACTGCGAGGGAAGGTGTAAGCGTGCGGATTTCCCTGGCGGGCCTGTTTGTCAATTTCCGGGCCGCCGGGGTAGGGCAGGCCGATCATTTTGGCGACTTTGTCAAAGGCCTCGCCAGCGGCATCGTCGCGGGTGCGGCCTAACAAAGTATAATCGCCCACACTGCGCACCTGGACGAGCATGGTGTGGCCGCCGCTGACGATGAGGGCCACGCAGGGGCGCACGGGACCCTGGCCGCCCATGAAAGGGGACAGCAGGTGGCCTTCCATGTGGTTGACGGCGAGGAAGGGCTTTTTTTCGGCAACGGCCAGCGCTTTGGCCATGCTGGTGCCGATCAATAGCGAGCTGACGAGGCCTGGGCCGCTGGTAGCGGCGAAGGCGGAGATGTCTGGCAGGGTGAGCCGGGCTTCAGCCAGGACGGTTTCGACCAGGGGACGGACGTGGAGGATGTGGTTGCGGGAGGCGACCTCCGGTACCACACCGCCGTAGAGCCGGTGGATGTCCGCCTGGGAAGCGATGCGGGAGGCGAGCAGGCTGCCGTCAGGCGTGCAGATGGCCGCTGCGGTCTCATCACAGGAGGACTCGATGGCGAGGATGTGCATGGGAGGCTGGACAGGGCTGGGCGGAGCGAGCGGGAAAGGAGAATGCGGTCGTTAAGCTGCCTGGAGGAAAGGCCGTTAGGCGGTGCGTGTGGAGGCGCGGCGCAATTTGTCCATCATGGCGACGCCCATGCCGTGCTCGAGCATGGGCTCGGCGATGATTTCATCCACACCGAGTTTGTCGAGCTCGCGCATGACGTAGAAGAAGCGCACGGCGGCCTCGGGCAGTTTGCCGTTGCCGGGGCTGAGGATCATGATTTCCTTCCAGTCGGTAAGGTCCAGGTAGCCGTCTTTTTCCTCGCCGCGATAGCTCATGAGGGCGTAGGTTTTGCCCTCCACGGGGATGAAGTCGGACGGCTTGCTGAGCAGGCGCAAGGGGGTGCGGGGGGCGTAGTGGGAGGCGAGCTGGCCGGGGGCCTCGCTAGCGGTGGCATCGTCCACGACGTTGCGGGTCATGCGCTGGAGGCGGCCATAGAGCTTCAGCTCCTCCGGGGTGATGGGGCCGG
It encodes the following:
- the tsaD gene encoding tRNA (adenosine(37)-N6)-threonylcarbamoyltransferase complex transferase subunit TsaD encodes the protein MHILAIESSCDETAAAICTPDGSLLASRIASQADIHRLYGGVVPEVASRNHILHVRPLVETVLAEARLTLPDISAFAATSGPGLVSSLLIGTSMAKALAVAEKKPFLAVNHMEGHLLSPFMGGQGPVRPCVALIVSGGHTMLVQVRSVGDYTLLGRTRDDAAGEAFDKVAKMIGLPYPGGPEIDKQARQGNPHAYTFPRSFMDGQSLEFSFSGLKTAVLYELPKLDLENPAVLADVCASVQEAIISVLVEKLVLAARLTGETLVTVSGGVSCNRGLREKLTARCEKENLTLLLARPDLCTDNAGMIAYAAAQRFQLGHTSALEADVDPNLPLV